A genomic stretch from Desulfohalobium retbaense DSM 5692 includes:
- a CDS encoding NAD(P)H-dependent flavin oxidoreductase has translation MLPHTAFPSLTFGNLTAPTPIIQGGMGIGISGAGLAAAVANEGGIGVISAICLGMRAPGSRQDYAQANKEGLIREIRTARQKTSGVLGVNIMVACSDYDSLVLGAIEEEADLLFLGAGLPLQFPKELTPERMRTMHSKLVPIISSAKAANTLLKYWSKRFGRLPDGFVVEGPKAGGHLGFKREQIEDPAYALQRLIPEVVEAVRPYAEKYGQQIPVIAAGGVYSGADIAEFLELGASGVQMGTRFVATHECDADSKFKESFVQAKKEDLTIIQSPVGLPGRAINNAFLEDVAAGAKKPFTCPWHCLKTCDYKQSPYCIACALNQARAGRLKHGFAFAGANAWRVDAIISVQELMQSLADEFAEATALPEAALA, from the coding sequence ATGCTACCACACACCGCTTTTCCGAGCCTCACCTTTGGGAATCTGACCGCCCCTACCCCGATCATCCAGGGCGGGATGGGCATCGGCATTTCCGGCGCCGGCCTCGCGGCGGCCGTGGCCAACGAAGGCGGCATCGGCGTCATATCGGCTATTTGCCTGGGCATGCGCGCTCCGGGGTCTCGTCAGGATTACGCGCAAGCCAATAAAGAAGGGTTGATCCGGGAAATCCGCACAGCCCGGCAAAAGACATCGGGAGTCCTGGGCGTCAATATCATGGTCGCCTGCTCAGACTACGATTCCCTGGTCTTGGGGGCTATTGAAGAAGAGGCGGACCTCCTCTTTCTCGGTGCCGGTCTGCCCTTGCAATTCCCCAAGGAACTCACGCCGGAACGCATGCGCACCATGCACAGCAAACTGGTTCCCATTATCTCCTCGGCCAAGGCCGCGAATACGCTGCTCAAATACTGGAGCAAACGTTTCGGACGCCTCCCCGACGGGTTTGTCGTCGAAGGCCCCAAGGCCGGGGGACATCTTGGCTTCAAACGCGAACAGATCGAGGACCCGGCCTACGCTTTGCAGCGTCTCATCCCGGAAGTCGTCGAGGCTGTGCGCCCGTATGCGGAAAAATACGGACAACAGATCCCGGTGATCGCTGCCGGAGGCGTCTATTCGGGGGCGGATATCGCGGAATTTCTCGAACTCGGTGCCAGCGGCGTCCAGATGGGCACCCGCTTCGTGGCTACCCACGAGTGCGATGCGGACAGCAAATTCAAGGAATCTTTCGTCCAGGCCAAAAAAGAAGACCTGACCATCATCCAGAGCCCGGTTGGCCTCCCTGGACGGGCGATCAACAACGCCTTCCTCGAAGATGTCGCCGCAGGAGCGAAAAAACCCTTCACCTGCCCCTGGCATTGCCTGAAGACCTGCGACTACAAACAATCCCCCTATTGTATCGCCTGCGCCCTGAACCAGGCCCGGGCCGGACGCCTCAAACACGGCTTCGCCTTTGCCGGCGCCAACGCCTGGCGGGTGGACGCCATTATCTCCGTTCAGGAACTCATGCAGTCCCTGGCCGATGAATTCGCCGAGGCCACAGCCCTGCCCGAAGCCGCCCTGGCCTAA
- a CDS encoding ABC transporter substrate-binding protein — MKKTFLLISLLCLTLLFPAAAFAQKDTIRLGVPPWPGVTVKTEVATQILEAMGYETQQLEIGPPIIYKGLTTGEIDAYLAAWLPQQTDMFEPLKEKGAIDVININLDDAMTGFAVPTYVWEAGIHSVADLAPNADKFDSTLHTIEVGSGMHTTTEEMVKNDVASLGDWELASSTTPAMLTEVNEKTKSKEWVVFHAWKPHWMTIKIDMKFLEGVPGSEDLISESVVYNVASPDFQERFPQARKFLEKFYVSGDTQSAWIHSFSYEKKDPEDVAREWIANNMETVSQWLDGVETTDGRPAIDAVKNAVK; from the coding sequence ATGAAAAAGACGTTTCTTCTCATTTCCCTGTTGTGCCTTACCCTTCTCTTTCCCGCCGCCGCTTTCGCGCAAAAAGACACCATCCGTCTCGGCGTACCCCCCTGGCCTGGGGTCACTGTCAAAACCGAAGTCGCCACCCAAATCCTTGAAGCCATGGGGTATGAAACCCAACAGTTGGAAATCGGCCCGCCCATTATCTACAAAGGGCTGACCACCGGCGAAATCGACGCCTACCTGGCCGCTTGGCTGCCGCAGCAAACGGACATGTTCGAGCCGCTCAAGGAAAAAGGCGCTATCGATGTCATCAATATCAATCTTGACGACGCCATGACCGGTTTTGCCGTTCCGACCTATGTCTGGGAAGCCGGTATCCACTCCGTTGCCGATCTGGCCCCCAACGCCGACAAATTCGACTCCACGTTGCACACCATCGAAGTCGGCAGCGGCATGCACACCACGACAGAGGAAATGGTGAAAAACGATGTGGCCAGCCTTGGCGACTGGGAACTCGCCAGCAGCACCACCCCGGCCATGCTCACCGAAGTGAATGAAAAGACCAAGAGCAAGGAATGGGTTGTTTTCCACGCCTGGAAACCGCATTGGATGACTATCAAGATCGATATGAAATTTCTTGAGGGCGTCCCTGGTTCCGAGGATCTCATCAGTGAGAGTGTCGTCTACAACGTGGCCAGCCCAGACTTTCAAGAGCGTTTCCCCCAAGCTCGCAAGTTCTTGGAAAAGTTCTACGTTTCTGGAGACACCCAGAGTGCCTGGATCCACTCTTTCAGCTATGAGAAAAAAGATCCTGAAGATGTCGCCCGCGAGTGGATCGCCAATAATATGGAAACAGTGAGCCAATGGCTGGACGGGGTAGAAACCACCGACGGCCGGCCGGCCATCGACGCAGTCAAGAACGCCGTCAAATAA
- a CDS encoding cation:proton antiporter: MDTPLFQDLILICGLSVASIWLFTRLRLPPLVGFLLAGILVGPHGFGWVRSGHEVELLAEIGVILLLFTIGLEFSLERLMRIKRAVLLGGSVQLVVTAVVVTLLSAWGGLKLNQAVFFGLAIALSSTAIVLKVLQEKSWLETPHGQSILGMLIFQDIAVVPILLSVQILGGSEPLTAGGLGLLLLKMAAVLVVIFYGINYVIPKLFRSVAQTQNREIFLLFVIVLCFSVAWLTSKAGLSLALGGFLSGLVISRSEYSLQALSSIQPFRDVFTSFFFVSIGMLFNVGAVVANPLLIVGLGLAVYALKSVLAAAGALTLRLPLRSAVFTGLALGQVGEFSFIALQAGAETGLVGARLYDTTLAFAVVSMALTPFVIAVAPRLGRLVDRIWPQSFEEDSSDVSMRDHLLVIGFGVSGRNMAQAARFADIPYLILELNPVTVSEQQALGVPIHFGDATQAGVLEHFGIKGAAVMVVAVNDPQATRHIVQLAKTLNPSLHLIVRTRFVEELPALRAVGADEIVSEQYEASIEMFARILARYSVSVEDIEQAVGMIRAQDYGLLRGRRQSSGNITHVRLEREEGDVCSLPVVSKSPVSQMTLAQTHLWTTYQVTVVAIQREGRVLNNPRGDEVLSAGDEVYVIGRPQDVVNAYLTLFVAPGESDERFDPDRFTGPACLKAYLSKMPPDSKDPGT, translated from the coding sequence GTGGATACCCCGCTTTTCCAAGATCTGATCCTGATTTGCGGCCTTTCAGTGGCGAGCATCTGGCTTTTCACCAGATTGCGTCTGCCACCGCTGGTCGGATTTCTGCTGGCCGGTATCCTGGTTGGTCCCCACGGCTTCGGTTGGGTCCGTTCAGGGCATGAAGTGGAGCTTTTGGCCGAAATCGGGGTCATCCTGCTCTTGTTCACCATCGGCCTTGAGTTTTCCCTGGAACGGTTGATGCGTATCAAACGGGCAGTGCTCTTGGGAGGGAGCGTTCAATTGGTGGTGACAGCAGTGGTGGTGACCTTGCTGTCAGCATGGGGCGGGCTCAAACTCAATCAGGCTGTTTTTTTCGGTCTGGCCATCGCTTTGAGCAGTACGGCGATTGTGCTCAAAGTGTTGCAGGAAAAGTCCTGGCTGGAGACGCCGCACGGGCAGTCCATCCTGGGCATGCTCATCTTTCAGGATATCGCGGTGGTGCCCATCCTGCTCTCGGTCCAGATCCTGGGCGGGTCGGAACCGCTTACCGCGGGGGGATTGGGGCTTTTACTGCTCAAGATGGCCGCCGTCCTGGTCGTCATTTTTTACGGGATCAATTATGTGATCCCCAAGCTGTTTCGTTCTGTGGCCCAGACCCAAAATCGGGAAATCTTTCTGCTCTTTGTCATTGTTCTGTGTTTCAGCGTTGCCTGGCTGACGTCGAAAGCCGGACTTTCCCTGGCCTTGGGGGGATTTTTGTCCGGGTTGGTCATTTCCCGTTCGGAGTACAGCCTCCAAGCGTTAAGCAGTATCCAGCCGTTTCGAGATGTTTTTACCAGCTTTTTCTTTGTCTCTATCGGCATGCTTTTCAATGTCGGGGCTGTCGTTGCCAACCCGTTGCTGATAGTGGGATTGGGACTGGCTGTGTATGCCTTGAAATCGGTCTTGGCAGCCGCTGGGGCGCTGACGTTGCGTCTGCCTTTGCGCAGCGCTGTTTTCACCGGGCTGGCTTTGGGGCAGGTGGGCGAGTTTTCCTTTATCGCCTTGCAGGCCGGTGCAGAAACCGGCTTGGTCGGGGCCCGCCTGTACGATACCACCCTCGCCTTTGCTGTGGTGTCGATGGCGTTGACGCCGTTCGTTATCGCAGTGGCCCCCCGCCTGGGCCGTCTGGTGGATCGGATCTGGCCGCAGTCTTTTGAGGAGGATTCCAGTGACGTCTCCATGCGCGACCATCTCTTGGTGATCGGATTCGGGGTCAGCGGGCGGAATATGGCCCAAGCAGCGCGATTCGCGGACATCCCCTATTTGATTTTGGAACTCAATCCCGTGACCGTCAGTGAGCAACAGGCCTTGGGGGTGCCTATCCATTTCGGCGACGCTACGCAGGCCGGGGTTTTAGAGCATTTCGGGATCAAGGGGGCCGCGGTGATGGTCGTGGCGGTCAACGATCCTCAGGCGACGCGACACATTGTCCAACTGGCAAAAACATTGAATCCGAGCCTGCATCTTATTGTCCGCACCCGTTTTGTCGAGGAACTGCCGGCCTTGCGGGCGGTCGGTGCTGATGAGATCGTTTCCGAACAGTATGAGGCTTCCATTGAAATGTTTGCCCGGATACTGGCCCGGTATTCCGTTTCCGTTGAGGATATCGAACAGGCCGTCGGCATGATTCGGGCCCAGGATTATGGACTGCTCCGGGGGCGGCGCCAAAGTAGCGGGAACATTACCCATGTCCGCTTGGAGCGTGAGGAAGGCGACGTCTGTTCCCTGCCGGTAGTTTCGAAATCGCCCGTGTCACAAATGACACTGGCTCAGACCCATTTGTGGACCACGTATCAAGTAACGGTTGTAGCCATTCAGCGCGAGGGGCGGGTACTGAACAATCCAAGGGGGGACGAAGTCCTTTCCGCCGGTGACGAGGTGTATGTCATCGGGCGTCCCCAGGACGTGGTCAATGCCTACCTGACCCTTTTTGTCGCGCCGGGAGAATCAGATGAGCGTTTTGATCCAGACCGTTTTACGGGCCCTGCATGCCTCAAGGCGTACTTGTCCAAAATGCCGCCAGATTCAAAAGATCCGGGAACGTAA
- a CDS encoding PAS domain-containing protein, whose product MDTAIDFETIVQKVAQVAIVLDAELTIVWANAKAAEVAGCDPVGQKCYAVYQDRQTPCEGCHTLETFATGKSIPNTSTVTEADGSQRFFDGFTTVVGRDADGTIRYVAEVAGEVPHL is encoded by the coding sequence ATGGACACAGCTATCGATTTTGAAACCATTGTCCAAAAGGTCGCCCAGGTGGCCATTGTTCTTGATGCGGAGCTGACCATCGTCTGGGCCAACGCCAAGGCGGCTGAGGTCGCCGGCTGCGATCCGGTGGGGCAGAAATGTTACGCCGTGTATCAGGACCGGCAAACCCCATGCGAGGGGTGCCACACCCTGGAGACTTTTGCGACCGGCAAAAGCATCCCGAACACGAGCACGGTGACTGAGGCTGACGGTTCGCAGCGGTTTTTCGACGGATTCACGACGGTGGTCGGCCGGGACGCGGACGGCACCATCCGCTACGTAGCCGAAGTCGCCGGAGAGGTGCCCCATTTGTAG
- a CDS encoding DnaJ C-terminal domain-containing protein: protein MQYKDYYDVLGVDRNASQDEINKAFKKLARKYHPDLNPDDQEAERKFKEANEAYEVLKDPEKRKRYDHLGANWEHGQDFDPPPGYENMHFNFGGGQAGAGGFSDFFETIFGDMFGGRANFQGGGGFSGGQFGGAQFGGRGFQQKGQDAEATLDLNLEDAYAGGQKTVTLQEQVPGPDGRVRVQPKTLQVNIPAGVKDGARIRLSGQGHPGPGGGPNGDLFLKVHLRPHHQFKVEGSTIIYDLPLAPWEAALGAKVRVPTLEGQVEMHIPAGVGSGQKLRLRGRGLGRGQKKGDQMVRVMIKVPKQVSEEEKALWEQLATQSSFNPRNS, encoded by the coding sequence ATGCAATACAAGGACTACTATGACGTGCTGGGTGTTGACCGCAACGCCTCGCAGGACGAGATCAACAAGGCGTTCAAAAAACTGGCGCGCAAATACCATCCGGACTTGAACCCTGACGATCAAGAGGCGGAGCGGAAATTCAAGGAGGCCAACGAGGCCTACGAGGTCTTGAAAGACCCTGAAAAACGCAAACGCTACGACCACCTCGGAGCCAACTGGGAACACGGTCAGGACTTCGATCCCCCGCCGGGCTACGAGAACATGCATTTCAATTTTGGCGGCGGCCAAGCCGGCGCCGGCGGATTCAGCGATTTCTTCGAGACCATTTTCGGGGATATGTTCGGTGGCCGCGCCAATTTCCAGGGCGGCGGCGGTTTCAGTGGCGGCCAGTTCGGCGGGGCCCAATTCGGCGGACGCGGTTTTCAGCAAAAAGGCCAGGACGCCGAGGCCACCCTCGATCTGAACCTGGAGGACGCCTACGCCGGTGGGCAGAAAACCGTCACCCTGCAGGAGCAGGTGCCCGGACCGGACGGGCGCGTCCGGGTCCAACCGAAGACGCTGCAAGTCAATATCCCGGCCGGGGTCAAGGATGGCGCCCGGATACGGCTCTCAGGACAGGGGCACCCCGGTCCCGGCGGAGGTCCCAACGGAGATCTTTTTCTCAAGGTCCACCTCCGGCCGCACCACCAGTTCAAGGTCGAAGGCAGCACCATCATTTACGACCTGCCCTTGGCGCCCTGGGAGGCCGCGCTCGGAGCCAAGGTCCGCGTCCCGACCCTGGAAGGGCAGGTGGAAATGCATATCCCCGCTGGCGTCGGAAGTGGGCAAAAACTCCGTTTGCGCGGTCGCGGCCTGGGACGGGGACAAAAAAAGGGTGACCAGATGGTCCGGGTCATGATCAAAGTCCCCAAGCAGGTCTCGGAAGAAGAAAAAGCGCTCTGGGAACAGCTCGCGACGCAGTCCAGCTTCAACCCGCGCAATTCCTGA
- a CDS encoding chaperone modulator CbpM, producing MPYGGIRIVESELPIRSELLGWSQFIELTGLHPSRIGELIDMGWLEPVLSGEDYLFRKRDVYRLRKFQRLCQDFGLSSTGGSIIVDLLERIEVLEREVRQLRRLL from the coding sequence ATGCCATATGGTGGTATCCGCATTGTCGAATCCGAACTCCCGATCCGGTCTGAACTCCTGGGCTGGAGTCAGTTCATCGAACTCACCGGCCTGCACCCCTCTCGGATCGGTGAACTGATCGACATGGGCTGGCTGGAGCCGGTCCTGTCCGGAGAAGACTACCTTTTTCGCAAACGCGATGTGTACCGGCTCCGCAAGTTCCAACGGTTATGCCAGGATTTTGGACTCAGTTCGACCGGCGGGAGCATCATCGTCGATCTTCTGGAACGCATCGAGGTCCTGGAACGCGAAGTCAGACAACTTCGGCGGTTGCTGTAA
- the clpB gene encoding ATP-dependent chaperone ClpB, with protein MDLNKFTQKSQEAISEAQNIGVRHSHQQIDAEHVALALAEQEDGLIPRLLERLGKDPKNYIAALEAELKKVPQVSGPGAQQGQIYVTQRLNQVLVKSQDMAKKMQDDYVSVEHIFLALLEESASSGVGRVHKQFGLDKDTVLQALTDVRGHQRVTSSNPEGTYDALKKYGRDLVDDARKGRLDPVIGRDTEIRRVIRILSRRTKNNPVLIGEAGVGKTAIAEGLAQRILNQDVPEGLKHKTVFALDMGALLAGAKYRGEFEERLKAVLKEVQESEGQIIMFIDEMHTIVGAGKAEGAMDAGNLLKPMLARGELHCIGATTLDEYRKNIEKDPALERRFQPVMVEEPDLEDTISILRGLRERFEVHHGVRIADAALVTAATLSHRYITDRQLPDKAIDLVDEAAAMIRTEIDSLPTDLDEINRRIMQLEIEREALKREKDEASKERLERLEKELADQKEKQTTLLAQWEKEKEGINELRSLKEELEKTRRDIEEAERNYDLNKAAELRYGKLNELERKIAERERSQDEAGESPQLLKEEVGADDVAEIISRWTRIPLSRLLEGEREKLLRLGDVLHERVVGQDEAVEAVADAVLRARAGLKDPRRPIGSFIFLGPTGVGKTELCKTLAESLFDSEENMIRLDMSEYMEKHTTARLIGAPPGYVGYEEGGQLTEAVRRKPYSVILFDEIEKAHADVFNTLLQILDDGRLTDSHGRTVDFKNTIIIMTSNLGSEFMLEGISGEGELTDTARSQVMNTLRGSFRPEFLNRVDEIVMFTPLTREQIKEIIGLQMQQLHTRLEDRKITLELTENARELIAREAYDPVYGARPLRRFLQTHIETPLAKQLIGGHLKEGQHVVVDGVDSELVFQ; from the coding sequence ATGGATCTCAATAAATTCACCCAAAAATCACAGGAAGCGATCAGCGAGGCGCAGAATATCGGCGTGCGGCACAGCCATCAACAGATCGACGCCGAACACGTTGCTTTGGCCTTGGCCGAACAAGAGGATGGCCTTATTCCGCGCCTGCTCGAGCGCCTCGGCAAAGATCCCAAGAATTATATCGCGGCCCTGGAGGCCGAATTGAAAAAGGTGCCGCAAGTCAGCGGCCCCGGCGCCCAGCAAGGGCAGATATATGTCACCCAGCGGTTGAATCAGGTTCTGGTCAAATCCCAGGACATGGCCAAGAAAATGCAGGACGACTACGTCTCTGTAGAGCATATTTTCCTGGCCCTGCTGGAGGAAAGCGCGTCCAGCGGTGTCGGGCGCGTCCACAAGCAGTTCGGACTGGACAAAGACACAGTCCTGCAGGCCCTGACCGATGTCCGCGGCCACCAGCGCGTCACTTCGTCCAACCCGGAAGGGACCTATGACGCCCTGAAAAAATACGGGCGCGATCTGGTCGACGATGCGCGCAAAGGCCGCCTGGACCCGGTCATCGGCCGGGACACCGAGATCCGGCGGGTCATCCGCATCCTCTCCCGGCGCACCAAAAATAACCCGGTCCTGATCGGCGAGGCCGGGGTCGGCAAGACTGCCATCGCTGAAGGGCTGGCCCAGCGCATCCTGAACCAGGACGTTCCTGAAGGCCTCAAGCACAAGACCGTCTTTGCCCTGGACATGGGCGCCCTGCTGGCCGGGGCGAAATACCGCGGCGAATTTGAGGAGCGCCTCAAGGCCGTGCTCAAGGAGGTCCAGGAATCCGAGGGGCAGATCATCATGTTTATTGATGAGATGCACACCATTGTCGGCGCGGGCAAAGCCGAAGGGGCCATGGATGCCGGCAACCTCTTGAAACCCATGCTGGCCCGCGGTGAACTGCACTGCATCGGCGCGACCACCCTGGACGAGTACCGCAAGAACATCGAGAAAGACCCCGCCCTGGAGCGCCGCTTCCAACCGGTCATGGTTGAAGAGCCGGACCTGGAGGATACCATCTCCATCTTGCGCGGCCTGCGGGAACGCTTTGAGGTCCACCACGGAGTGCGCATCGCTGACGCGGCCCTGGTCACTGCCGCGACGCTGTCGCACCGCTATATCACCGACCGCCAGCTGCCGGACAAGGCTATCGACCTCGTTGATGAGGCCGCGGCCATGATCCGCACGGAAATCGACTCCCTGCCCACGGATCTTGACGAGATCAACCGGCGGATCATGCAGTTGGAGATCGAACGCGAGGCCCTGAAGCGCGAAAAAGACGAGGCTTCCAAGGAGCGGCTGGAACGGCTGGAAAAGGAACTGGCTGACCAGAAGGAAAAGCAGACCACGCTGTTGGCCCAGTGGGAGAAAGAAAAAGAGGGCATTAACGAACTTCGCTCCCTGAAGGAAGAGTTGGAAAAGACCCGGCGGGACATCGAGGAGGCCGAACGCAATTACGACCTGAACAAGGCCGCGGAACTGCGCTACGGCAAACTCAACGAACTCGAGCGGAAAATCGCGGAGCGCGAACGATCTCAGGACGAGGCCGGCGAATCGCCGCAATTGCTCAAGGAGGAGGTCGGCGCCGACGATGTCGCCGAAATCATTTCCCGCTGGACCCGCATCCCGCTGTCACGCCTCCTGGAAGGCGAAAGGGAAAAACTCCTGCGTCTGGGCGACGTGCTGCACGAGCGGGTCGTTGGCCAGGACGAGGCTGTCGAGGCGGTCGCTGACGCCGTCCTGCGCGCCAGGGCCGGGCTCAAGGATCCCCGCCGGCCCATCGGCTCCTTCATTTTTCTCGGCCCCACCGGCGTCGGGAAGACGGAACTGTGCAAGACCCTGGCCGAATCGCTCTTTGACAGTGAAGAAAACATGATCCGGCTGGATATGTCCGAATACATGGAAAAACATACCACAGCCCGCTTGATCGGGGCGCCTCCGGGATATGTCGGCTATGAGGAAGGCGGACAATTGACCGAGGCCGTGCGGCGCAAACCGTATTCGGTGATCCTTTTCGACGAGATCGAAAAGGCCCACGCCGATGTCTTCAACACCTTGCTCCAGATCCTGGATGACGGCCGACTGACCGACAGTCACGGTCGGACCGTGGATTTCAAAAACACGATCATTATCATGACCTCCAATCTCGGGTCCGAATTCATGCTCGAGGGCATCAGCGGCGAGGGGGAACTCACGGACACGGCCCGCTCCCAGGTCATGAACACCCTGCGCGGCTCATTCCGGCCCGAATTTCTGAACCGGGTCGACGAGATTGTCATGTTCACCCCGCTGACCCGCGAGCAGATCAAAGAGATCATCGGCCTGCAGATGCAGCAGCTCCACACGCGTCTGGAAGACCGCAAGATCACTTTGGAACTCACGGAAAACGCCCGCGAACTCATCGCCCGTGAGGCCTACGACCCGGTTTACGGCGCTCGGCCCTTGCGGCGGTTCCTGCAGACCCACATCGAAACCCCGCTGGCCAAACAGCTCATTGGCGGGCACCTCAAAGAAGGGCAACATGTTGTTGTCGATGGGGTTGACAGCGAGCTCGTGTTTCAATAA
- a CDS encoding J domain-containing protein, which produces MLADTTYIQLAAEVLGVEPTASPRQIQYGYYRMMHHHHPDKHRGDARATRFAALINEAKNVLLGEEAHPSLLKDRELIAALLQRPVAAEDVLSYEAWLRSRFYDMEQCSIWPC; this is translated from the coding sequence ATGCTGGCTGACACAACGTATATCCAACTCGCCGCGGAAGTCCTCGGTGTGGAACCGACAGCCTCCCCAAGGCAAATCCAATACGGCTATTACCGGATGATGCACCACCACCATCCGGACAAACACCGGGGGGATGCCCGGGCAACCCGCTTCGCCGCCCTGATCAATGAGGCCAAAAACGTCCTTTTGGGCGAGGAAGCGCATCCTTCCCTGCTCAAAGACCGGGAACTTATTGCCGCACTGCTCCAACGTCCTGTCGCTGCAGAAGACGTCTTGAGCTATGAAGCGTGGTTGCGCAGCAGATTTTACGATATGGAGCAATGCTCTATATGGCCGTGTTGA
- the prxU gene encoding thioredoxin-dependent peroxiredoxin (Most members of this family contain a selenocysteine.) has protein sequence MADEPAVGCARPTGGPVGDAPLDPPSLETPEPKKEEKRMIQVGKAAPDFTAPAYYRGEFTSVKLSNYLGKWVVLCFYPGDFTFVUATEISAVADSYSKFQDLGVEVLSMSVDSVFVHKMWNDVELSKMVKGGVPFPMLSDGGGKVGEAFGVYDGDAGVENRGRFLIDPDGIVQGYEVLTPPVGRNVAETLRQIQAFQLVRETKGAQATPSGWRPGKDTLKPGPDLVGKVWEVWTVDKAHE, from the coding sequence ATGGCTGACGAACCTGCAGTGGGGTGCGCCAGACCGACAGGCGGACCTGTTGGCGATGCACCGCTTGATCCCCCCTCTCTCGAGACGCCAGAACCAAAAAAGGAGGAAAAACGGATGATCCAAGTCGGAAAAGCGGCCCCGGATTTTACTGCTCCTGCGTATTACCGGGGTGAATTTACCAGTGTGAAGTTGTCCAATTATCTTGGAAAATGGGTTGTCCTCTGTTTTTATCCCGGCGACTTCACCTTTGTCTGAGCAACCGAAATATCCGCGGTCGCGGATAGCTATTCGAAATTTCAGGATCTCGGCGTTGAAGTCCTGTCCATGAGTGTCGACAGTGTCTTTGTGCACAAGATGTGGAACGACGTCGAATTGTCGAAGATGGTCAAGGGCGGCGTGCCCTTTCCCATGCTCTCGGACGGGGGCGGCAAGGTCGGGGAAGCCTTTGGTGTCTATGACGGGGACGCCGGTGTTGAAAACCGGGGACGGTTTCTGATCGATCCGGACGGCATCGTCCAGGGTTACGAAGTCCTGACGCCTCCTGTGGGACGCAATGTGGCCGAAACCCTGCGGCAGATCCAGGCCTTCCAATTGGTCCGGGAGACCAAAGGGGCCCAGGCCACGCCCTCGGGCTGGCGACCGGGCAAGGATACCCTGAAGCCCGGACCGGACCTTGTCGGCAAGGTCTGGGAAGTCTGGACCGTTGATAAGGCCCATGAATAG
- a CDS encoding cyclase family protein: MKVIDLSHSLSSHTPVYPGTAPPTIEPACTVLEHGFAETAISMWSHTGTHLDAPSHLKSMGKSLDDFDMAHFYGPGLCIDLSHVHGCCIGLAELEPYAQILREVDFVLLATGWDQYWGHEAYFHDYPVLAPGAAKWLSGFRLKGVGLDTLSADRDDSVKFPVHQVLLDQDIVLVENLTNLLQLPQSDFSFSCFPLSITGGDGSPTRAVGIVE; the protein is encoded by the coding sequence ATGAAAGTTATTGATCTCAGCCATTCGTTGTCGTCACACACGCCGGTCTACCCGGGGACGGCTCCACCAACCATTGAACCAGCTTGTACCGTCCTGGAGCACGGTTTTGCCGAAACAGCGATCAGCATGTGGTCGCACACCGGGACCCATCTCGATGCGCCGTCCCATCTCAAGAGCATGGGAAAATCATTGGACGATTTTGATATGGCCCACTTTTACGGCCCCGGTCTGTGCATCGATCTGTCCCATGTGCACGGGTGTTGTATCGGGCTGGCTGAACTGGAGCCCTACGCCCAAATTCTGCGCGAGGTCGATTTCGTTCTCCTCGCCACCGGATGGGATCAGTATTGGGGCCATGAAGCGTATTTCCATGACTATCCGGTTCTCGCGCCCGGAGCCGCGAAATGGCTCTCCGGATTCCGGCTCAAAGGGGTCGGGCTGGATACGCTTTCGGCCGATCGCGACGATTCTGTGAAGTTTCCTGTCCACCAAGTCCTGCTGGACCAGGATATCGTGCTGGTCGAAAACCTGACGAATCTGCTACAGTTGCCGCAAAGCGACTTTTCGTTTTCTTGCTTTCCTTTGTCGATCACCGGTGGTGATGGAAGTCCGACGCGTGCGGTAGGTATTGTTGAGTGA
- a CDS encoding PxxKW family cysteine-rich protein: protein MAKKKQYFEGAKKTEQGLEYNGFVLSPVIDKCDGCERAVWFEDERFCTSYPNPERKWAHGACNFATHVKASVDKGGQVKVNPIKASKRAARGK from the coding sequence ATGGCTAAGAAAAAACAGTATTTTGAAGGCGCCAAGAAAACTGAACAGGGTCTGGAATATAACGGCTTTGTTCTCAGCCCGGTCATCGACAAATGCGACGGCTGCGAACGCGCTGTCTGGTTTGAAGACGAGCGGTTTTGCACCAGCTACCCCAACCCGGAACGCAAATGGGCCCACGGCGCCTGCAACTTTGCCACTCACGTCAAAGCCAGCGTGGACAAAGGCGGCCAGGTCAAGGTCAACCCGATCAAGGCCTCCAAACGGGCTGCCCGCGGCAAATAG